A single window of Modestobacter italicus DNA harbors:
- a CDS encoding amidohydrolase family protein, protein MSLRPPVDDADVPRYWQELGLPGLVDVHVHFLPERVQAKVWQYFADAEAHYGAPWPVSYALPVDERLAVLAGLGVRAFPTLPYPHKAGMGAWLNDQAAAFARAHPQVLHSATFYPEPEAPVYVAAALDAGARVFKVHVQVGDFDPRDELLLPVWERLEQTGTPVVIHCGSGPLRGEHTGPAPMAGLLERFPRLQLVIAHLGMPEYAAFLELAETYERVHLDTTMFATDFTERLMPFDRALLPRLAALRDKVVLGSDFPTIPYPYAHQLAALHRLDLGEDWLRAVLWENGARLFGIDQPPPADGLR, encoded by the coding sequence GTGAGCCTCCGTCCCCCGGTCGACGACGCCGACGTCCCGCGGTACTGGCAGGAGCTGGGGCTGCCCGGCCTGGTCGACGTGCACGTGCACTTCCTGCCCGAGCGGGTGCAGGCCAAGGTCTGGCAGTACTTCGCCGACGCCGAGGCGCACTACGGCGCGCCCTGGCCGGTCAGCTACGCGCTGCCGGTCGACGAGCGGCTCGCCGTCCTGGCCGGGCTCGGGGTCCGCGCGTTCCCGACCCTGCCGTACCCGCACAAGGCCGGCATGGGCGCCTGGCTCAACGACCAGGCCGCGGCCTTCGCCCGGGCGCACCCGCAGGTGCTGCACTCGGCCACCTTCTACCCCGAGCCCGAGGCGCCGGTCTACGTCGCCGCGGCGCTGGACGCCGGGGCGCGGGTGTTCAAGGTGCACGTGCAGGTCGGGGACTTCGACCCGCGCGACGAGCTGCTGCTGCCGGTGTGGGAGCGGCTGGAGCAGACCGGGACGCCGGTGGTCATCCACTGCGGCTCCGGTCCGCTGCGCGGGGAGCACACCGGCCCGGCGCCGATGGCCGGCCTGCTCGAGCGGTTCCCGCGGCTGCAGCTGGTGATCGCCCACCTCGGCATGCCGGAGTACGCCGCGTTCCTCGAGCTCGCGGAGACGTACGAGCGGGTGCACCTGGACACCACCATGTTCGCCACCGACTTCACCGAGCGGCTGATGCCCTTCGACCGCGCGCTGCTGCCCCGGCTCGCCGCGCTGCGGGACAAGGTCGTGCTCGGCAGCGACTTCCCGACCATCCCGTACCCCTACGCCCACCAGCTCGCCGCGCTGCACCGGCTCGACCTGGGGGAGGACTGGCTGCGCGCCGTCCTGTGGGAGAACGGCGCGCGGTTGTTCGGCATCGACCAGCCGCCTCCGGCCGACGGCCTGCGCTAG
- a CDS encoding NADP-dependent oxidoreductase — protein MRGVAYDRFGGPEVLQLREDLPEPPVGPDAVLVRVRAAGVNPVDIGIREGHLAGAFPHHFPIVPGWDLAGVVEQVGPAVVDFAPGDEVFGYLRRDDVQWGTAAELVPAPQRCIAHKPESLGFSEAGALPLAGLTAYQALTEALDVGEGDRVLVHRAAGGVGFFAVQIAAALGAHVIGTASPRNHGFLRDAGAAEVLDYNAGPISEQLSEPVDAVLDLIGGPALGDAPDQVRDPARIASIVDPVVRDLGGRYVFVRPDQHDLEELGRMADAGQLRVAIAKAFPLDQVADAQRLVAEGHVRGKVVVTLS, from the coding sequence GTGAGGGGCGTCGCCTACGACCGCTTCGGCGGCCCCGAGGTGCTGCAGCTGCGCGAGGACCTGCCCGAGCCGCCGGTCGGACCGGACGCCGTGCTGGTCCGGGTGCGGGCCGCCGGGGTCAACCCGGTCGACATCGGCATCCGCGAGGGGCACCTCGCCGGCGCCTTCCCGCACCACTTCCCGATCGTCCCCGGCTGGGACCTCGCCGGGGTCGTCGAGCAGGTCGGCCCCGCGGTGGTCGACTTCGCCCCCGGTGACGAGGTCTTCGGCTACCTCCGCCGGGACGACGTCCAGTGGGGGACAGCGGCCGAGCTGGTCCCGGCCCCGCAGCGCTGCATCGCGCACAAGCCCGAGTCGCTGGGGTTCTCCGAGGCCGGGGCGCTGCCGCTGGCCGGGCTGACCGCCTACCAGGCGCTCACCGAGGCCCTCGACGTCGGCGAGGGCGACCGGGTGCTGGTGCACCGCGCGGCCGGCGGGGTCGGCTTCTTCGCCGTCCAGATCGCCGCTGCGCTGGGTGCGCACGTCATCGGCACTGCCAGCCCGCGCAACCACGGCTTCCTGCGCGACGCCGGCGCCGCCGAGGTGCTCGACTACAACGCCGGCCCGATCAGCGAGCAGCTGTCCGAGCCGGTCGACGCCGTGCTGGACCTGATCGGCGGGCCGGCGCTCGGCGACGCCCCCGACCAGGTGCGCGACCCGGCCCGGATCGCCAGCATCGTCGACCCGGTGGTGCGCGACCTGGGCGGCCGGTACGTGTTCGTCCGGCCCGACCAGCACGACCTCGAGGAGCTCGGCCGGATGGCCGACGCCGGCCAGCTGCGGGTCGCGATCGCCAAGGCGTTCCCGCTGGACCAGGTCGCGGACGCGCAGCGGCTGGTCGCCGAGGGGCACGTCCGCGGCAAGGTCGTCGTCACCCTGAGCTGA
- a CDS encoding TetR family transcriptional regulator, giving the protein MNAVMGLRERKKLAAWRTIRSTALRLISERGFDAVSVEDIAAEAGVSRTTFFSYFPSKEAVAFDLDPEELAQWRALLEDDSNDAPLWEALTDLFVDMAKLLPEWLPVQKRVIEQAPWLIHTARGTCDSFAPDLKAWIARRLPDGDDLRTTLVFNTAMAAFTTAVEAWDPDDTFDQLVDSVRDCLRWAGAGLAQPIS; this is encoded by the coding sequence GTGAACGCCGTCATGGGGCTGCGAGAGCGCAAGAAGCTCGCCGCCTGGCGCACCATCCGCTCCACCGCGCTGCGCCTGATCAGCGAGCGCGGCTTCGACGCCGTCAGTGTCGAGGACATCGCCGCCGAGGCCGGTGTCTCCCGCACCACCTTCTTCAGCTACTTCCCCAGCAAGGAGGCCGTCGCCTTCGACCTCGACCCCGAGGAGCTCGCGCAGTGGCGCGCGCTCCTGGAGGACGACTCGAACGACGCTCCGCTGTGGGAGGCGCTGACCGACCTCTTCGTCGACATGGCGAAGCTGCTGCCCGAGTGGCTGCCCGTGCAGAAGCGGGTGATCGAGCAGGCTCCCTGGCTGATCCACACGGCCAGGGGCACCTGCGACAGCTTCGCGCCCGACCTGAAGGCCTGGATCGCCCGCCGTCTCCCCGACGGCGACGACCTGAGGACCACGTTGGTCTTCAACACCGCCATGGCCGCGTTCACCACCGCGGTCGAGGCATGGGATCCCGACGACACCTTCGACCAGCTCGTGGACTCGGTCCGGGACTGCCTGCGCTGGGCCGGCGCAGGACTCGCCCAGCCCATCAGCTGA
- a CDS encoding serine hydrolase domain-containing protein: protein MRRTRRALFLVTPLVTAVSLLGGPLPALADAPRPPDVAGLQSALTDLVQQPGGPPGAIVTLGRAGHLDVLTAGAADLATGRPPAAGDAMRVASVAKAFNAATALSLVSRGDLSLDETVGGRRPDLPHEWWPVTLRQLLGHTSGIPDFSRGDAFVAALLGSLLDPPPPRRLLSYVDEPALLFPPGTEYRYSNSDNVVAGLMIEAATGRSYADVLESQVLRPAGLTATSLPVGADLPAPYVHGYDVSEQPPEDVSAAIAAGWAWASGGVVSTPADLARFIGEDVRGAFTDRRTRHEQFDFRPGSSEPPGPGRNSAGLGLFRYETRCGTVYGHTGNTAGYTQFAAATGDGRRTVTVSVNGQITPSGAPELFEQVRAVYEMATCAAVARHR, encoded by the coding sequence ATGCGCAGGACGCGGCGGGCCCTGTTCCTCGTGACACCGCTGGTCACCGCGGTGTCCCTGCTCGGTGGGCCGCTGCCGGCCCTCGCGGACGCCCCGCGTCCGCCGGACGTCGCCGGCCTGCAGAGCGCGCTCACCGACCTGGTGCAGCAACCGGGCGGCCCACCCGGGGCCATCGTGACGCTGGGCCGCGCGGGGCACCTCGACGTGCTGACCGCCGGGGCCGCCGACCTCGCGACCGGGCGCCCTCCCGCTGCCGGGGACGCCATGCGGGTCGCCAGCGTGGCGAAGGCGTTCAACGCAGCGACCGCGTTGAGCCTGGTGTCGCGGGGCGACCTGTCCCTCGACGAGACCGTCGGCGGCCGGCGGCCCGACTTGCCGCACGAGTGGTGGCCGGTGACCCTCCGCCAGTTGCTCGGGCACACCAGCGGCATCCCGGACTTCAGCCGGGGCGACGCGTTCGTGGCCGCACTGCTCGGGTCGCTGCTGGACCCGCCGCCGCCCCGGCGGCTCCTCTCCTACGTCGACGAGCCGGCCCTGCTCTTCCCCCCGGGCACCGAGTACCGCTACTCCAACTCCGACAACGTCGTGGCCGGGCTGATGATCGAGGCGGCCACCGGCCGGTCCTACGCCGACGTGCTGGAGAGCCAGGTGCTCCGGCCCGCCGGCCTGACCGCCACGAGCCTCCCGGTGGGGGCCGACCTGCCGGCCCCGTACGTCCACGGCTACGACGTCTCCGAGCAGCCGCCGGAGGACGTGAGCGCGGCCATCGCCGCGGGCTGGGCGTGGGCCTCCGGTGGTGTCGTCTCGACCCCCGCCGACCTCGCCCGGTTCATCGGCGAGGACGTCCGGGGCGCCTTCACGGATCGGCGGACCCGGCACGAGCAGTTCGACTTCCGGCCAGGATCGTCCGAGCCGCCCGGCCCGGGCCGCAACTCGGCCGGCCTCGGGTTGTTCCGCTACGAGACCCGCTGCGGCACGGTCTACGGCCACACCGGCAACACCGCCGGGTACACCCAGTTCGCCGCCGCCACCGGGGACGGTCGTCGGACGGTGACGGTGTCCGTCAACGGCCAGATCACGCCGTCCGGCGCGCCCGAGCTGTTCGAGCAGGTGCGCGCGGTCTACGAGATGGCCACCTGCGCCGCCGTCGCCCGGCACCGGTGA
- the ftsE gene encoding cell division ATP-binding protein FtsE: MIELQHVTKIYPTSPRPALDDVSMQIDKGEFVFLIGSSGSGKSTFLRLLLKEDSPTKGVIKVNDKNLNTMSKWQVPKLRRTMGCVFQDFRLLRNKTVAENVAFALEVINKPQRTIKRVVPEVLEMVGLDGKEGRLPGELSGGEQQRVAIARAFVNRPLVLLADEPTGNLDPETSQDIMLLLERINRTGTTVVMATHDYHIVDSMRRRVIELNDGILSRDQSRGVYGLGR, encoded by the coding sequence GTGATCGAATTGCAACACGTCACCAAGATCTATCCCACCAGCCCCCGGCCGGCGTTGGATGACGTCTCGATGCAGATCGACAAGGGGGAGTTCGTCTTCCTCATCGGCTCCTCGGGTTCGGGCAAGTCGACCTTCCTCCGGTTGCTGCTGAAGGAGGACAGCCCCACCAAGGGCGTCATCAAGGTCAACGACAAGAACCTGAACACGATGAGCAAGTGGCAGGTGCCCAAGCTCCGCCGCACCATGGGCTGCGTCTTCCAGGACTTCCGGCTGCTGCGCAACAAGACGGTGGCCGAGAACGTGGCCTTCGCCCTCGAGGTGATCAACAAGCCGCAGCGGACCATCAAGCGCGTCGTCCCCGAGGTGCTGGAGATGGTCGGCCTCGACGGCAAGGAGGGCCGGCTGCCCGGCGAGCTCTCCGGTGGCGAGCAGCAGCGCGTGGCGATCGCCCGCGCCTTCGTCAACCGGCCGCTGGTGCTGCTGGCCGACGAGCCCACCGGCAACCTGGACCCGGAGACGAGCCAGGACATCATGCTGCTGCTGGAGCGGATCAACCGCACCGGCACCACCGTCGTGATGGCCACGCACGACTACCACATCGTCGACTCGATGCGGCGCCGCGTGATCGAGCTGAACGACGGCATCCTCAGCCGCGACCAGAGCCGCGGCGTCTACGGCCTCGGCCGCTGA
- the ftsX gene encoding permease-like cell division protein FtsX — MRVNFVLSEVAAGLRRNLTMTVAMILTTGISLGLMGTGLLIANMIGDMREIYYDKIQVSIYLADGITDPQRDAIAAQLDSSPEVKDYIYESKADAYARFTQQFQEQPALIANTPEDALPESFRVELVNPQRYPVIAEQFPNGQNGVDEVRDEGDFLDRLFSLLNGARNATIAVAVVQALAALLLISNTIQLAAFNRRNETNIMRLVGASRWYTQLPFILEAALAGLIGALLAIGGLVLTKILFVDKTLAGPIKAGIIPPVDWSAIAAISPVIAAAGVGLAAVAAYVTLRLYVRL; from the coding sequence ATGCGCGTCAACTTCGTCCTCTCCGAGGTGGCCGCCGGGCTGCGCCGGAACCTGACCATGACGGTCGCGATGATCCTGACCACCGGGATCTCGCTGGGCCTCATGGGCACCGGCCTGCTGATCGCCAACATGATCGGCGACATGCGCGAGATCTACTACGACAAGATCCAGGTCTCGATCTACCTCGCCGACGGCATCACCGATCCGCAGCGGGACGCGATCGCCGCGCAGCTGGACTCCTCGCCGGAGGTCAAGGACTACATCTACGAGTCCAAGGCCGACGCGTACGCCCGCTTCACCCAGCAGTTCCAGGAGCAGCCGGCGCTGATCGCCAACACCCCGGAGGACGCGCTGCCGGAGAGCTTCCGGGTGGAGCTGGTGAACCCGCAGCGCTACCCGGTGATCGCCGAGCAGTTCCCGAACGGGCAGAACGGCGTCGACGAGGTGCGCGACGAGGGTGACTTCCTCGACCGGCTGTTCAGCCTGCTCAACGGCGCGCGGAACGCGACCATCGCGGTGGCCGTCGTCCAGGCCCTGGCCGCGCTGCTGCTGATCTCCAACACGATCCAGCTCGCGGCCTTCAACAGACGCAACGAGACCAACATCATGCGGTTGGTCGGTGCCTCGCGCTGGTACACCCAGCTGCCGTTCATCCTCGAGGCCGCGCTGGCCGGGCTGATCGGTGCGCTGCTCGCGATCGGTGGGCTGGTGCTCACCAAGATCCTGTTCGTCGACAAGACGCTCGCCGGGCCGATCAAGGCGGGGATCATCCCGCCGGTCGACTGGTCGGCGATCGCCGCGATCAGCCCGGTCATCGCCGCCGCCGGCGTCGGGCTGGCCGCCGTCGCCGCCTACGTCACGCTGCGGCTCTACGTCCGCCTGTAG
- a CDS encoding MFS transporter, translating into MPADSLTTPPGTTSSGTTPALDTAPDPRRWLALAVIAVAQLMIVLDVSVVNIALPDAGNDLGISAANIQWVVTAYTLAFGGLLLLGGRIADFIGRKRAFLIGLAGFAGASALGGIAPNQELLFAARGLQGAFAALLAPAALSLLAVTFTDAKERARAFGVFGAISGGGAAIGLILGGVLTEYASWRWTLGINVPIAAVTMAFAVVLVTESRATGDRRYDVPGVLLSALGLVSLVYGFSKAAEEGVGWSDPVTLGLLAAAAVLLVSFVLYERRASHPLLPLRVVLDRNRGGSYLVFLLVGAGIFAIFLFLTFYFQQTLGYSPLESGFAFLPFSGGIIIGAGIVSQLLPRVGPRPLIVAGLGLAVLGMLWLTQIESTSAYVTEVLPAEIAISFGLAAVFVPASSTALVGVAEHDAGIASAVLNTSQQVGGSLGLALLSTFYASAVTGHLADNPGEAPGEAFVQGYHVAFLWGAVFLAVALVIAAVSISAKKDDLPAEPAMAG; encoded by the coding sequence ATGCCCGCAGACAGCCTCACCACCCCGCCGGGGACGACGTCGTCCGGGACCACCCCGGCGCTCGACACCGCACCCGACCCCCGCCGCTGGCTGGCCCTGGCGGTCATCGCCGTCGCCCAGCTGATGATCGTGCTCGACGTCTCCGTGGTGAACATCGCCCTGCCCGACGCCGGGAACGACCTGGGGATCAGCGCCGCCAACATCCAGTGGGTGGTGACCGCCTACACCCTCGCGTTCGGTGGCCTGCTGCTGCTCGGCGGCCGGATCGCCGACTTCATCGGCCGCAAGCGTGCCTTCCTGATCGGCCTGGCCGGCTTCGCCGGTGCCTCCGCGCTCGGTGGCATCGCCCCGAACCAGGAGCTGCTGTTCGCCGCCCGCGGTCTGCAGGGCGCGTTCGCCGCGCTGCTGGCGCCGGCCGCCCTGTCGCTGCTCGCGGTGACCTTCACCGACGCCAAGGAGCGGGCCCGGGCCTTCGGCGTCTTCGGCGCGATCTCCGGTGGTGGCGCCGCGATCGGCCTGATCCTCGGCGGCGTGCTCACCGAGTACGCCTCGTGGCGCTGGACGCTGGGCATCAACGTGCCGATCGCCGCGGTCACCATGGCGTTCGCCGTCGTGCTGGTGACGGAGAGCCGGGCCACCGGTGACCGGCGCTACGACGTCCCCGGCGTGCTGCTGTCCGCTCTGGGACTGGTCAGCCTGGTCTACGGGTTCAGCAAGGCCGCCGAGGAGGGCGTGGGCTGGTCGGACCCGGTCACCCTGGGGCTGCTCGCCGCCGCGGCCGTGCTGCTCGTGTCGTTCGTGCTCTACGAGCGCCGCGCCAGCCACCCGCTGCTGCCGCTGCGCGTCGTCCTGGACCGCAACCGGGGTGGCTCGTACCTGGTCTTCCTGCTGGTCGGGGCCGGGATCTTCGCGATCTTCCTGTTCCTGACCTTCTACTTCCAGCAGACCCTGGGTTACAGCCCGCTGGAGTCGGGCTTCGCGTTCCTGCCCTTCAGCGGCGGCATCATCATCGGCGCCGGGATCGTCTCCCAGCTGCTCCCCCGGGTCGGGCCGCGTCCGCTGATCGTCGCCGGTCTCGGGCTGGCCGTGCTCGGCATGCTCTGGCTGACCCAGATCGAGTCGACCAGCGCCTACGTCACCGAGGTGCTGCCCGCCGAGATCGCGATCAGCTTCGGCCTGGCGGCGGTCTTCGTCCCGGCGTCCAGCACCGCGCTGGTCGGCGTGGCCGAGCACGACGCCGGCATCGCCTCCGCGGTGCTGAACACCTCGCAGCAGGTCGGCGGCTCGCTGGGCCTGGCGCTGCTGAGCACCTTCTACGCCTCGGCGGTCACCGGTCACCTGGCCGACAACCCCGGTGAGGCGCCCGGCGAGGCGTTCGTGCAGGGGTACCACGTCGCCTTCCTCTGGGGCGCGGTGTTCCTCGCCGTCGCCCTGGTGATCGCCGCCGTGTCCATCTCGGCGAAGAAGGACGACCTGCCGGCCGAGCCCGCGATGGCCGGCTAG
- a CDS encoding GYD domain-containing protein — translation MPRYMFIVDYAPQGAKALLQVGGSDRRTTMEKTASSVGGRLVSFDFALGVDDAYVVVELPDERAAAAVSLTVTGAGAARVHTAQLLSPEDLDAATQVRPAYTAPGSAS, via the coding sequence ATGCCCCGCTACATGTTCATCGTCGACTACGCGCCCCAGGGAGCCAAGGCGCTGCTGCAGGTGGGCGGCTCCGACCGGCGGACGACCATGGAGAAGACCGCGTCCAGCGTCGGCGGGAGGCTGGTGAGCTTCGACTTCGCCCTCGGCGTGGACGACGCCTACGTCGTGGTCGAGCTCCCCGACGAGCGTGCGGCCGCAGCGGTGTCCCTCACCGTCACCGGAGCCGGTGCTGCTCGCGTGCACACGGCCCAGCTGCTCAGCCCGGAGGACCTGGACGCGGCGACCCAGGTGCGGCCGGCGTACACCGCGCCGGGGAGCGCCAGCTGA
- the prfB gene encoding peptide chain release factor 2 — protein sequence MAADFSVVLDELDTTLKSIEAVMRVDDLRREVAELEQKAAAPDLWNDVEAAQALTSRLSYLQGDLRRVEELRSRLDDVGLLHEMAAEEGDEATTAETERELQSIRTVLDELEVRTLLSGEYDAREALVTIRSEAGGVDAADFAEMLMRMYLRWAERHKYPTEVYDVSYAEEAGIKSATFAVKQPYAYGTLSVEQGTHRLVRISPFDNQGRRQTSFAGVEVLPVVEQTDHVDIPENEIRVDVFRSSGPGGQSVNTTDSAVRMTHIPTGIVVSCQNEKSQIQNRAAALRVLQARLLVVRQAEQRAEMDALKGEGSSWGNQMRSYVLHPYQMVKDLRTETESGNPSNVLDGDIDAFIEAGIRWRRQQENAELN from the coding sequence GTGGCTGCTGACTTCTCCGTCGTCCTGGACGAGCTCGACACGACCCTGAAGTCCATCGAGGCCGTGATGCGGGTCGACGACCTGCGCCGCGAGGTCGCCGAACTCGAGCAGAAGGCCGCCGCGCCCGACCTCTGGAACGACGTCGAGGCCGCCCAGGCGCTCACCTCCCGGCTCTCCTACCTGCAGGGCGACCTGCGCCGGGTGGAGGAGCTGCGCAGCCGGCTCGACGACGTCGGGCTGCTGCACGAGATGGCCGCGGAGGAGGGCGACGAGGCCACCACCGCCGAGACCGAGCGCGAGCTGCAGAGCATCCGCACCGTGCTCGACGAGCTGGAGGTCCGCACGCTGCTCTCCGGTGAGTACGACGCCCGCGAGGCGCTGGTGACCATCCGCTCGGAGGCCGGGGGCGTCGACGCCGCCGACTTCGCCGAGATGCTCATGCGGATGTACCTGCGCTGGGCCGAGCGGCACAAGTACCCGACCGAGGTCTACGACGTCTCCTACGCCGAGGAGGCCGGGATCAAGTCGGCCACCTTCGCCGTCAAGCAGCCCTACGCCTACGGCACCCTCTCCGTCGAGCAGGGCACCCACCGGCTGGTGCGGATCTCGCCCTTCGACAACCAGGGCCGCCGGCAGACCTCCTTCGCCGGGGTCGAGGTGCTGCCCGTCGTCGAGCAGACCGACCACGTCGACATCCCGGAGAACGAGATCCGGGTCGACGTCTTCCGCTCCTCCGGTCCCGGTGGGCAGAGCGTGAACACCACCGACTCCGCCGTCCGGATGACCCACATCCCGACCGGCATCGTCGTCTCCTGCCAGAACGAGAAGTCGCAGATCCAGAACCGGGCCGCCGCGCTCCGGGTGCTGCAGGCCCGGCTGCTCGTCGTCCGGCAGGCCGAGCAGCGGGCCGAGATGGACGCGCTCAAGGGGGAGGGGAGCAGCTGGGGCAACCAGATGCGCTCCTACGTCCTGCACCCGTACCAGATGGTCAAGGACCTGCGGACCGAGACCGAGAGCGGCAACCCCTCGAACGTCCTGGACGGCGACATCGACGCCTTCATCGAGGCCGGCATCCGCTGGCGCCGCCAGCAGGAGAACGCCGAGCTCAACTGA
- a CDS encoding GNAT family N-acetyltransferase: protein MESSWHRLPEGLTARPMRPDDVVAIVALEAAAEPLDQTGDLASPEDLTAWFVNDLVDLERDTRVVCAGDELVGWASAIAPPTFRDAYGVHLEGRVHPGWRGRGIGRALLAWQLERGRELHAQRHPEAPARLTATVYTTMPTLEALVRRAGLQPVRWFFHMERPLTDLPPRRRPEGVELVPFSWDRDDEVRRAHNAAFTEHYGSSERDVASWEVMFTGQPSFRPDLSVLAVSGGAVVGYALSYVSEATAAATGSRESYFGQIGVVPAARGRGLSKAVIIEALHTAAAADCQTAGLEVDSENVTGALGLYESLGFATHRTQVSWSEHLAPLT, encoded by the coding sequence GTGGAGTCCAGCTGGCATCGCCTGCCCGAAGGCCTGACCGCCCGCCCCATGCGCCCGGACGACGTCGTCGCGATCGTCGCCCTGGAGGCCGCCGCGGAGCCGCTCGACCAGACCGGTGACCTCGCCAGCCCCGAGGACCTCACCGCCTGGTTCGTCAACGACCTGGTCGACCTCGAGCGCGACACCCGGGTGGTCTGCGCCGGCGACGAGCTCGTCGGCTGGGCCAGCGCGATCGCACCGCCCACCTTCCGGGACGCCTACGGCGTGCACCTGGAGGGCCGGGTCCACCCCGGCTGGCGCGGGCGGGGCATCGGCCGCGCGCTGCTCGCCTGGCAGCTCGAGCGCGGCCGGGAGCTGCACGCCCAGCGGCACCCCGAGGCCCCGGCCCGGCTGACGGCGACGGTCTACACGACGATGCCCACGCTGGAGGCGCTGGTCCGCCGGGCGGGGCTGCAGCCGGTCCGCTGGTTCTTCCACATGGAACGCCCGCTCACCGACCTGCCGCCGCGCCGCCGCCCCGAGGGGGTGGAGCTGGTGCCGTTCAGCTGGGACCGGGACGACGAGGTGCGCCGCGCGCACAACGCCGCGTTCACCGAGCACTACGGCTCCAGCGAGCGGGACGTCGCTTCGTGGGAGGTCATGTTCACCGGCCAGCCGTCGTTCCGGCCCGACCTGTCGGTGCTGGCCGTCTCCGGCGGTGCGGTCGTGGGGTACGCGCTGTCCTACGTCTCCGAGGCGACCGCGGCGGCGACCGGCTCCCGGGAGAGCTACTTCGGGCAGATCGGCGTCGTCCCGGCGGCCCGGGGGCGCGGGCTGTCCAAGGCCGTGATCATCGAGGCGCTGCACACCGCGGCGGCCGCCGACTGCCAGACCGCCGGGCTCGAGGTGGACAGCGAGAACGTCACCGGCGCGCTGGGCCTCTACGAGAGCCTGGGCTTCGCCACCCACCGCACCCAGGTCTCCTGGTCGGAGCACCTCGCCCCGCTGACCTGA
- the smpB gene encoding SsrA-binding protein SmpB, whose product MPREQGRKFIAQNKKARHDYSILDTYEVGLVLTGTEVKSLRAGRASLVDGFATVDDGEVWLQHVHIPEYTEGTWNNHTPRRKRKILMHRSEIEKLIGKTKEGGLTLVPLDLYFKDGKVKATLALAKGKKTYDKRQDLAERDSRREMERAFGRYVKGRR is encoded by the coding sequence ATGCCGCGGGAACAGGGGCGCAAGTTCATCGCCCAGAACAAGAAGGCGCGGCACGACTACTCGATCCTGGACACCTACGAGGTGGGCCTGGTGCTCACCGGCACCGAGGTGAAGAGCCTGCGTGCCGGTCGGGCCTCGCTCGTCGACGGGTTCGCCACCGTCGACGACGGCGAGGTGTGGCTGCAGCACGTGCACATCCCGGAGTACACCGAGGGCACGTGGAACAACCACACCCCGCGGCGCAAGCGGAAGATCCTCATGCACCGCAGCGAGATCGAGAAGCTGATCGGGAAGACGAAGGAGGGCGGGCTGACCCTGGTCCCGCTCGACCTGTACTTCAAGGACGGCAAGGTCAAGGCCACGCTCGCGCTCGCCAAGGGCAAGAAGACCTACGACAAGCGGCAGGACCTCGCCGAGCGCGACTCGCGCCGGGAGATGGAGCGGGCCTTCGGCCGCTACGTCAAGGGCCGCCGGTGA
- a CDS encoding SCO6745 family protein: MARTHRRLEPLHSHVYFAPETDEHLTALGIRPGRMVYFAGRAAAMGAVGPGVVTATFGNFAPAIVARHVPRAWTLASPEQVLAARAAAARASLTRLLADPPAEDVAELAQLLREACTVLTPEGRPLYAGHADQPWPEDPLLQVWHGVTLLREHRGDGHVLTLVRHGLSGLEALVTHTLTGRGFTEQSARTTRGWSDEEWAAAVAGLTDRGLVADGGLTADGVALRAAVEQETDELSAAPFVHLGAERTERVADLGGRLAARLVANGAYPAGVFAAR, translated from the coding sequence GTGGCCCGAACCCACCGCCGGCTGGAGCCGCTGCACTCGCACGTGTACTTCGCCCCCGAGACCGACGAGCACCTGACGGCGCTCGGCATCCGGCCGGGCCGGATGGTCTACTTCGCCGGCCGCGCGGCGGCCATGGGCGCGGTCGGCCCCGGCGTGGTGACGGCGACCTTCGGCAACTTCGCGCCGGCGATCGTGGCCCGGCACGTGCCGCGGGCCTGGACGCTCGCGTCCCCGGAGCAGGTGCTCGCCGCCCGGGCCGCGGCGGCGCGGGCCTCGCTGACGCGGCTGCTCGCCGACCCGCCGGCCGAGGACGTCGCCGAGCTCGCCCAGCTGCTGCGCGAGGCGTGCACCGTGCTCACCCCCGAGGGGCGGCCGCTCTACGCCGGGCACGCCGACCAGCCGTGGCCGGAGGACCCGCTGCTGCAGGTGTGGCACGGGGTCACCCTGCTGCGCGAGCACCGCGGCGACGGGCACGTGCTCACCCTCGTGCGGCACGGGCTCAGCGGCCTGGAGGCGCTGGTCACCCACACGCTCACCGGCCGCGGCTTCACCGAGCAGTCCGCCCGGACCACCCGCGGCTGGTCGGACGAGGAGTGGGCGGCGGCGGTCGCCGGGCTGACCGACCGCGGCCTGGTCGCCGACGGCGGGCTCACCGCGGACGGCGTCGCGCTGCGCGCGGCGGTCGAGCAGGAGACCGACGAGCTGTCCGCCGCGCCCTTCGTGCACCTGGGGGCCGAGCGCACCGAGCGGGTGGCCGACCTCGGCGGCCGGCTCGCCGCCCGGCTGGTCGCCAACGGCGCCTACCCGGCCGGGGTCTTCGCCGCCCGCTGA